A section of the Cyanobacterium sp. T60_A2020_053 genome encodes:
- a CDS encoding segregation/condensation protein A, whose product MNNSPASEAIAMLIDLAQKGEINPWDVQVIEIIDRFLAELGIKDSDNFDYFNADLSHSGQVMLWASMLVLLKADTLERLEQQEEENEDILSLESSVRIQRPPLNLEEQIKRRTSAPPPRKRRVTLAELITQLQEIEKELQQNNNLHQLNIKKTKKYTKKEAQKTVTELAHDENLTGLAEELNKFLVSNNHILSPENETLNFDDLINVWSQYQETEKKDRVGIFWALLLLASQSKVELSQEEFYQDLSIISL is encoded by the coding sequence ATGAACAATAGTCCAGCCAGTGAAGCTATTGCCATGCTAATTGATTTAGCCCAAAAAGGAGAAATTAATCCTTGGGATGTGCAAGTAATCGAAATTATTGATCGTTTTCTTGCTGAATTAGGCATTAAAGATAGTGATAATTTTGACTATTTTAATGCTGATTTATCTCACTCTGGACAAGTGATGTTATGGGCTTCCATGTTAGTTTTATTAAAAGCAGATACTCTGGAAAGATTAGAACAACAAGAGGAAGAAAATGAAGATATTTTATCTTTAGAATCATCTGTAAGAATCCAGCGCCCTCCCCTCAATTTAGAAGAACAAATAAAAAGAAGAACTAGCGCCCCTCCCCCTCGTAAAAGAAGGGTGACATTAGCAGAATTAATCACTCAATTACAGGAAATTGAAAAGGAATTACAACAAAATAATAATCTTCATCAATTAAATATAAAAAAGACCAAAAAATATACTAAAAAAGAAGCTCAAAAAACTGTCACAGAATTAGCCCATGACGAAAACTTAACAGGATTAGCAGAAGAATTAAATAAATTTTTAGTGAGTAATAATCATATTTTGTCACCAGAAAATGAAACCTTAAATTTTGATGATTTAATTAATGTCTGGAGTCAGTATCAAGAAACTGAAAAAAAAGATCGGGTAGGAATTTTTTGGGCGCTATTATTACTAGCTTCTCAATCGAAAGTAGAACTATCTCAAGAAGAATTTTATCAAGATTTAAGTATTATTTCTCTTTAA
- a CDS encoding XisI protein, with amino-acid sequence MDKITNYRQIVQELLIEHSKIIPAYGEINMELLFDHERDRYQVLRVGWLQGRRVYGVLIHVDFIDDKIWIQYDGTEVALANQLVEKGVPKNDIVLGYQTPFFRQFSGFSKVEN; translated from the coding sequence ATGGATAAAATAACAAATTATCGTCAAATTGTGCAGGAACTTTTGATAGAACATAGTAAAATTATTCCTGCTTATGGAGAAATAAATATGGAGTTATTATTTGATCATGAACGTGATCGTTATCAAGTCCTTAGAGTTGGTTGGCTTCAGGGAAGAAGGGTTTATGGAGTGTTAATTCATGTGGATTTTATTGATGATAAAATTTGGATTCAATATGATGGCACAGAAGTAGCTTTGGCTAATCAATTAGTAGAAAAAGGAGTGCCAAAGAATGATATTGTTTTGGGGTATCAGACGCCTTTTTTTCGTCAATTTAGCGGTTTTAGTAAAGTAGAAAATTAG
- a CDS encoding XisH family protein: MAKDLFHFIVKEALIGEGWNITHDPFPVAYGDVQMQIDLGAEFLLGAEKENLKIAVEIKSFTNPSPISEFHTTVGQYLNYRKALRSQEAERTLYLAVPIQVYDEFFRLRFVNESITEYKIFLIIYDVEKRSIMQWIK; this comes from the coding sequence ATGGCAAAAGATTTATTTCATTTTATTGTTAAAGAAGCCTTAATAGGTGAGGGATGGAATATAACTCATGATCCTTTTCCCGTTGCTTATGGAGATGTACAAATGCAAATTGATTTAGGTGCAGAATTTTTATTAGGTGCTGAAAAAGAAAACCTTAAAATTGCAGTGGAAATAAAAAGTTTTACTAATCCTTCACCTATTTCTGAATTTCATACCACTGTAGGTCAATATTTGAATTATCGTAAGGCATTACGTTCTCAAGAAGCAGAAAGAACTTTATATTTAGCTGTACCAATTCAAGTTTATGATGAGTTTTTTCGTCTTCGTTTTGTTAATGAAAGTATTACTGAATATAAAATTTTTTTAATTATTTATGATGTGGAAAAAAGGAGTATTATGCAATGGATAAAATAA
- a CDS encoding TIGR03943 family protein, translating into MKKIRKKISFPNLLDITAFFLWGLLMLKYWVTGELYKLIHPNYFLLVFASGIILLIIASLKIVRNLIKKAPSTLKNEDNSSSLLPKKGASFLLIMVAMIGLTTEPKILNSTSALQRGLTDSLPPVSLQPEAFANASKPEDRTLIEWMRTINVYPEPDSYTGQKANLTGFVVHLDSLPDNYIYLSRFVLTCCAADAYPVGIPVKLPESNSKYPADTWLEIEGTMMTETLAYLGGKSSNNNGEVRYLVVNAQNVKIIPTPRNPYAQ; encoded by the coding sequence ATGAAAAAAATTAGAAAAAAAATATCTTTCCCAAATCTTTTGGATATAACAGCATTTTTTTTATGGGGATTATTGATGTTAAAATACTGGGTTACGGGAGAATTATATAAATTAATTCATCCGAATTATTTTTTATTAGTATTTGCATCAGGAATTATTTTATTAATAATTGCTAGTTTGAAGATAGTCAGAAATTTAATTAAAAAAGCGCCCTCCACCTTAAAAAATGAAGATAATAGTAGCTCATTATTACCAAAAAAAGGAGCAAGTTTTCTCCTAATTATGGTAGCAATGATAGGTTTAACCACTGAACCAAAAATCTTAAATAGCACCAGCGCCCTTCAACGAGGATTAACCGACTCATTACCTCCCGTCTCCCTACAACCAGAAGCCTTCGCTAACGCCTCAAAACCTGAAGATAGAACCTTAATTGAATGGATGCGCACAATTAATGTATATCCTGAGCCAGATAGCTATACGGGACAAAAAGCCAATCTTACTGGTTTTGTAGTACATTTAGACTCATTACCAGATAATTATATTTATTTATCTCGATTTGTTTTGACTTGTTGCGCAGCGGATGCTTACCCGGTGGGTATTCCTGTCAAGTTACCAGAATCTAACAGTAAATATCCTGCGGATACTTGGTTAGAAATAGAAGGGACAATGATGACGGAAACTTTGGCTTACTTGGGGGGGAAATCCTCAAACAATAATGGTGAAGTGCGCTATTTGGTGGTAAACGCGCAAAATGTCAAAATTATTCCTACCCCTCGCAATCCCTATGCACAATAA
- a CDS encoding ferredoxin:protochlorophyllide reductase (ATP-dependent) iron-sulfur ATP-binding protein: MTLTLAVYGKGGIGKSTTSCNISTALAKRGKKVLQIGCDPKHDSTFTLTGFLIPTIIDTLQEKDFHYEDIWPEDVIYKGYAGVDCVEAGGPPAGAGCGGYVVGETVKLLKELNAFGEYDVILFDVLGDVVCGGFAAPLNYADYCLIVTDNGFDALFAANRIAASVREKARTHNLRLAGLIGNRTSKRDLIDKYISHVAMPVLEVLPLIEDIRVSRVKGKTLFEMAEKDPSLDYVCDYYLNIADQILAMPEGVVPTETQDRDLFTLLSDYYLNPPADAPKQEVDELDLMMV, translated from the coding sequence ATGACATTGACCTTAGCAGTTTACGGAAAAGGTGGCATCGGCAAATCCACCACCAGTTGCAATATATCCACCGCTTTAGCCAAACGTGGTAAAAAAGTATTACAAATCGGTTGCGATCCGAAACATGATAGTACCTTTACCCTAACAGGCTTTTTAATTCCCACCATTATCGATACTCTGCAAGAAAAAGATTTTCATTACGAAGACATTTGGCCCGAAGATGTAATTTATAAAGGATACGCTGGAGTTGATTGCGTAGAAGCCGGTGGGCCGCCGGCGGGCGCTGGATGTGGTGGTTATGTAGTGGGTGAAACCGTCAAACTGCTCAAAGAATTAAACGCCTTTGGTGAATATGACGTAATTTTATTCGATGTCTTGGGTGACGTGGTTTGCGGTGGATTTGCAGCGCCCCTCAACTATGCTGATTATTGCCTCATTGTCACCGATAACGGTTTCGATGCTCTTTTTGCCGCCAACCGCATCGCTGCTTCCGTGAGAGAAAAAGCGCGCACCCATAACCTGCGCCTTGCTGGATTGATTGGTAATCGCACCTCAAAACGGGATTTAATCGATAAATATATCTCCCATGTAGCCATGCCAGTATTGGAAGTATTACCCCTCATTGAAGATATACGAGTGTCACGGGTGAAAGGAAAAACCCTGTTTGAAATGGCAGAAAAAGACCCTAGTTTGGATTATGTATGTGATTATTACCTCAATATAGCTGATCAAATTTTAGCCATGCCAGAGGGTGTTGTGCCGACTGAAACCCAAGACAGAGACTTATTTACCCTCCTTTCTGATTATTACCTCAATCCTCCTGCGGATGCACCAAAACAGGAAGTTGATGAACTTGATCTCATGATGGTATAA
- a CDS encoding ferredoxin:protochlorophyllide reductase (ATP-dependent) subunit N, whose translation MTLAQENTTAPAINFECETGNYHTFCPISCVAWLYQKIEDSFFLVIGTKTCGYFLQNAMGVMIFAEPRYAMAELEEGDISAQLKDYNELKRLCDQIKRDRNPSVIVWIGTCTTEIIKMDLEGIAPKLEAEIGIPIVVARANGLDYAFTQGEDTVLASMANRCPTKAENKENKQEPNGIQKLLNFGKKQPEKIENEYKEHPPFVLFGSLPDPVVTNLTLELKKQGIKVDGWLPEKRYTELPVIEEGYYVAGVNPFLSRTATTLMRRRKCKLIGAPFPIGPDGTRAWIEKICSVFGIKPQGLEEREAQIWENLQDYVDLIKGKSVFFMGDNLLEVSLARFLIRCGMTVQEIGIPYMDKRYQKGELDFLAQTCQEMGVKIPTIVEKPDNYNQLQRIKELQPDLVITGMAHANPLEARGISTKWSVEFTFAQIHGFTNARDILELVTRPLRRNNNLKDLGWSKLIKEEAKV comes from the coding sequence ATGACACTAGCACAAGAAAACACCACTGCACCAGCCATTAACTTTGAATGCGAAACAGGCAACTACCATACCTTTTGCCCCATCAGTTGCGTAGCATGGCTATATCAAAAAATTGAAGATAGCTTCTTCCTCGTCATTGGCACAAAAACCTGCGGTTACTTCCTGCAAAACGCCATGGGAGTAATGATTTTTGCTGAACCGCGCTACGCCATGGCAGAATTAGAAGAAGGGGACATTTCCGCCCAACTTAAAGACTATAACGAATTAAAACGCCTTTGCGACCAGATAAAAAGAGATCGTAATCCTAGCGTAATTGTCTGGATTGGTACTTGTACCACCGAAATTATTAAAATGGATTTAGAAGGTATTGCGCCCAAATTAGAAGCAGAGATAGGCATACCGATTGTGGTGGCGCGCGCCAACGGCTTAGATTACGCCTTCACCCAAGGAGAAGATACCGTTTTAGCATCCATGGCAAATCGTTGCCCCACGAAAGCAGAGAATAAAGAAAATAAACAAGAACCTAACGGCATTCAAAAACTGCTTAATTTTGGCAAAAAACAACCGGAAAAGATCGAAAACGAATATAAAGAGCATCCGCCCTTTGTTTTATTTGGCTCATTACCTGATCCAGTGGTAACAAATCTTACCTTAGAATTGAAAAAACAAGGCATTAAAGTTGATGGATGGCTACCAGAAAAACGCTACACCGAATTACCAGTAATTGAAGAAGGTTATTATGTCGCTGGAGTTAATCCCTTCCTCAGTCGCACCGCCACTACTTTAATGCGCCGCCGTAAATGTAAATTAATTGGTGCGCCCTTCCCCATTGGACCTGATGGCACGCGCGCTTGGATCGAGAAAATCTGCTCAGTGTTTGGCATCAAGCCCCAAGGGTTAGAAGAAAGGGAAGCGCAAATTTGGGAAAATCTCCAAGATTATGTGGACTTAATCAAAGGAAAATCAGTATTTTTTATGGGTGATAACTTATTAGAAGTATCTCTCGCTCGTTTCCTCATTCGGTGCGGTATGACAGTGCAAGAAATTGGCATCCCTTACATGGATAAACGCTATCAAAAAGGGGAATTAGACTTTTTAGCGCAAACCTGCCAAGAAATGGGCGTAAAAATCCCTACCATTGTAGAAAAACCTGATAACTATAACCAACTGCAACGCATTAAAGAATTACAACCAGATTTAGTAATTACTGGCATGGCGCACGCCAACCCCTTAGAAGCGCGCGGTATCAGCACAAAATGGTCAGTAGAATTTACCTTTGCTCAAATTCACGGTTTTACCAATGCCAGAGACATTTTAGAATTGGTGACTCGCCCCTTGCGCCGTAATAATAACCTCAAGGATTTAGGTTGGAGTAAATTAATTAAAGAAGAAGCCAAGGTTTAA
- a CDS encoding ABC transporter ATP-binding protein, with translation MTSLLSIDNLKIAYGDDNWAVDEVSFQLEKGEVRALVGESGSGKSTIGKSILRLLPSKSTITGDICFQGESILSYTPSQLRKFRGEAVGLVFQDPMTRLNPLMTIGNHCLETLQTHQPNLTFQEAKRKVLTTLEMVKIATDRFEQYPHEFSGGMRQRVAIALALLLEPKLIIADEPTTSLDVTISRQILAEFTYLCREKNVSLLLISHDLAMVATYSDYLSVMYQGKIVETGLTKEIISAPHHSYTKQLFNSSLAFNPPSPQVLNSLKNSNPEIILEIRNLHKTYSLEPNIFQRMLGKKSKLIKAVDDINLQIYQGEIIGLVGESGCGKSTLSRTILQLIKATEGQVNFQGKNLVTLKKNSLKSVRRQLQMIFQDPQASLNPMMTVLNILSEPLIIHKLGDKKEIRSKVIKMLNKVGLTPFEDYINRYPKQLSGGQQQRVAVARALITNPQLIICDEAVSMLDATIQSQVLELMLNLKEEFNLTYLFITHDLAVARYFCNRIAVMNQGKIVELAPTTEIFNNPQHPYTQSLLSGWNY, from the coding sequence ATGACTTCTCTCCTTAGCATTGATAATCTAAAAATAGCCTACGGCGACGATAATTGGGCGGTAGATGAAGTATCCTTCCAGTTAGAAAAAGGAGAAGTGAGGGCGCTGGTAGGTGAGTCTGGCAGTGGAAAATCTACCATCGGTAAAAGTATTTTGCGTTTATTACCGTCCAAAAGCACCATTACAGGGGATATTTGCTTTCAAGGAGAATCAATTTTAAGCTATACCCCCTCACAATTAAGAAAATTTCGAGGAGAAGCGGTAGGATTAGTCTTTCAAGACCCCATGACAAGGTTAAACCCTTTAATGACTATCGGGAATCATTGCTTAGAAACTTTACAAACTCATCAGCCAAATCTAACTTTTCAAGAAGCAAAACGTAAAGTTTTAACTACCCTTGAAATGGTTAAAATTGCTACGGATCGTTTTGAGCAATATCCCCATGAGTTTAGCGGTGGAATGCGCCAGAGAGTAGCTATTGCTTTAGCTTTATTATTAGAACCAAAATTGATCATAGCTGATGAACCTACCACCAGTTTAGATGTGACTATTTCTCGACAAATATTGGCAGAATTTACTTATTTATGTCGAGAAAAAAATGTTAGTTTACTCTTGATTTCCCATGATTTAGCCATGGTAGCAACCTACAGCGATTATTTATCGGTGATGTATCAAGGTAAAATAGTAGAAACAGGTTTAACCAAAGAAATAATCAGCGCCCCTCACCATAGCTATACAAAGCAATTATTTAACTCATCCTTAGCATTTAATCCTCCTTCTCCCCAAGTATTAAATAGCTTAAAAAATAGCAATCCTGAAATTATCTTAGAAATCAGAAATTTACACAAAACTTATAGTTTAGAACCTAATATTTTTCAAAGAATGTTAGGTAAAAAAAGTAAATTAATCAAAGCAGTTGATGATATTAACTTACAAATATATCAAGGGGAAATTATCGGTTTAGTGGGAGAATCAGGTTGCGGAAAAAGTACCTTATCGCGCACAATTTTACAACTCATTAAAGCTACGGAAGGACAAGTAAATTTTCAGGGCAAAAACTTAGTAACACTCAAGAAAAACTCTCTTAAATCCGTGCGCCGTCAACTGCAAATGATTTTTCAAGACCCTCAAGCCAGTTTAAACCCCATGATGACGGTATTAAATATTCTCTCAGAACCGCTTATTATCCATAAATTAGGGGATAAAAAAGAAATTAGGTCAAAAGTAATCAAAATGTTAAATAAAGTAGGTTTAACACCATTTGAAGACTATATCAATCGTTATCCCAAACAATTATCGGGAGGGCAACAACAGAGGGTAGCGGTGGCGCGCGCTTTAATTACCAATCCACAATTAATTATTTGTGATGAGGCAGTGAGTATGTTAGATGCCACTATCCAAAGTCAAGTTTTAGAATTAATGCTCAATTTAAAAGAAGAATTTAATCTGACTTATTTATTTATTACCCATGACTTAGCCGTCGCGCGCTATTTTTGTAACCGCATTGCAGTAATGAATCAAGGTAAAATAGTGGAATTAGCGCCCACCACCGAAATTTTTAATAATCCTCAACACCCTTATACTCAAAGTTTACTGAGTGGATGGAATTATTAA
- a CDS encoding trypsin-like peptidase domain-containing protein, whose product MSRLFSKVIISAGFLSAGMALGWWSTEKLKLESNQPREILPQINKILPVFDPEITTDKNPNYNFIASAVEKVAPAVVRINAEREIGFNIPQKLQKNFFGSDLPQEREEIGSGSGFIVQEDGLILTNAHVVEGASFVSVSLQDGRIFDGEVLGVDTMTDVAVVKISALDLPTVSMGNSEAINTGEWAIAIGNPLGLNHTVTAGIISALNRTSNEVGIPDKKVRFIQTDAAINPGNSGGPLLNAQGEVIGINTAIRADAQGLGFAIPIETANRISQQLYTKGKADHPYLGIQMLTFNQNIPRDDNLPISPADEDKQGVLIVAVISDSPAERGGMLLGDLIIQVGDDKILEAVEVQESVEKSSIGEVLPVTIYRQGEMMVLEVIPDEFPQ is encoded by the coding sequence ATGAGCCGATTATTCTCTAAGGTTATCATCTCCGCCGGATTCTTGAGCGCTGGTATGGCTTTGGGGTGGTGGAGTACAGAAAAACTCAAATTAGAAAGCAACCAACCCCGTGAAATTTTGCCCCAAATCAACAAAATTTTACCTGTTTTTGACCCTGAAATTACCACAGACAAAAATCCTAACTATAATTTTATCGCCTCTGCTGTGGAAAAAGTTGCTCCGGCAGTGGTGAGAATTAACGCCGAGCGAGAAATTGGGTTCAACATACCTCAAAAATTACAAAAAAACTTTTTTGGTAGTGATTTACCACAAGAACGAGAAGAAATAGGCTCAGGTTCTGGATTTATTGTACAAGAAGACGGTTTAATTCTGACTAATGCCCATGTGGTGGAGGGCGCTAGTTTTGTCTCCGTTTCTCTCCAAGATGGTCGTATTTTTGACGGTGAAGTCTTAGGAGTTGATACCATGACAGATGTGGCGGTGGTGAAAATTTCTGCTCTGGATTTACCGACAGTATCCATGGGCAATAGTGAAGCCATTAATACTGGGGAGTGGGCTATCGCCATAGGTAATCCTCTCGGTTTAAATCATACCGTCACGGCGGGTATTATCAGCGCCCTCAACCGCACCAGTAATGAAGTGGGCATACCCGACAAAAAAGTGCGCTTTATTCAAACTGATGCCGCCATCAATCCGGGCAACTCAGGAGGTCCACTCCTCAATGCACAAGGGGAAGTAATTGGTATTAATACCGCCATTCGTGCTGATGCGCAGGGCTTAGGTTTTGCCATTCCTATCGAAACCGCTAATCGCATTTCTCAACAACTTTATACGAAAGGAAAAGCAGATCATCCGTACTTAGGGATTCAAATGTTGACCTTTAATCAAAATATTCCCCGGGATGATAATTTACCCATTTCTCCGGCTGATGAAGATAAACAGGGGGTGTTAATTGTGGCAGTCATTTCCGATTCTCCCGCCGAAAGAGGCGGAATGTTATTGGGTGATTTAATTATTCAGGTGGGAGATGACAAAATCCTTGAAGCTGTGGAAGTACAAGAATCTGTAGAAAAAAGTAGTATTGGTGAAGTTTTACCCGTGACGATTTATCGTCAAGGAGAAATGATGGTTTTAGAGGTAATTCCTGACGAATTTCCCCAATAA
- a CDS encoding FHA domain-containing protein — protein sequence MITCPNCQHENPDGATVCELCFTNLPVSNSTSLSKCPNCGAKVQVNATFCGECGFNLSAVGGMKGATEVLDGQTQLQSSRGSLLHIQTNLTIELSSDLPVIHIGKPNENIPPDIDVSGFPNSQVVSRIHADIRQEEGAFFIEDTGSANGTYINHIPLPMGNRHLLKNGDRIALGKEDKVSFIFQLIG from the coding sequence ATGATTACTTGTCCTAATTGCCAACACGAAAATCCCGATGGCGCGACAGTTTGTGAACTTTGTTTTACAAATCTTCCCGTGAGTAACTCCACTTCTTTAAGTAAATGCCCTAATTGTGGTGCCAAAGTTCAAGTTAATGCTACTTTTTGTGGTGAATGTGGTTTTAATTTAAGTGCGGTTGGTGGGATGAAGGGCGCTACAGAAGTATTAGATGGTCAAACTCAATTACAGTCTTCTCGGGGGAGTTTACTTCACATACAAACTAATTTAACCATCGAATTATCCTCTGATTTACCCGTAATTCACATCGGTAAACCCAACGAAAATATTCCCCCTGATATTGATGTGTCAGGGTTTCCTAACTCTCAGGTTGTTTCTCGTATTCATGCGGATATTCGACAGGAGGAGGGCGCTTTTTTTATTGAAGATACCGGTAGTGCTAACGGCACTTATATTAATCATATTCCCTTACCTATGGGTAATCGTCATCTTTTAAAAAATGGTGATCGCATTGCCTTAGGGAAGGAAGATAAAGTTAGTTTTATTTTTCAATTAATCGGTTAG
- a CDS encoding DUF3782 domain-containing protein — translation MTETQIKDLIKQELPTLISNDPLIRDFILRTVSEYYTPKAEIDNKFDRILAELQSDREEQARKWDEQNRKWDEANRKWDESSQRFDKMQSQIDQSLTEIKELSKKYDSTIGALGSRWGLYSEASFRNALKGILEDSFGVQVVNVTEFDDQGEVFGRPDQVEIDIIVKNGLLILCEIKSSIDKAGMYIFGRKADFYAKRHNREINRKMVICPMVDKRALPVAKALGIEIYSYADSVELAE, via the coding sequence ATGACAGAAACCCAAATTAAAGACCTAATTAAACAAGAGTTACCCACATTAATTAGTAATGATCCCCTAATTCGAGATTTTATTCTGCGCACAGTATCAGAATATTACACTCCTAAAGCAGAAATTGATAACAAATTTGATCGTATCTTAGCAGAATTACAGAGCGACAGAGAAGAACAAGCTCGAAAATGGGATGAACAAAATCGAAAATGGGACGAAGCCAACCGCAAATGGGATGAAAGTAGTCAAAGATTTGATAAAATGCAAAGCCAAATTGATCAAAGTTTAACTGAAATTAAAGAACTTTCTAAAAAATATGATAGTACCATCGGTGCTTTAGGTTCAAGATGGGGTTTATACTCAGAAGCTAGTTTCCGTAATGCTTTAAAAGGTATTTTAGAGGATTCTTTTGGGGTGCAGGTTGTCAATGTGACAGAATTTGATGATCAAGGGGAGGTTTTTGGCAGACCAGATCAAGTGGAAATTGATATTATTGTCAAAAATGGTTTACTTATTCTCTGTGAAATCAAATCTTCTATTGATAAGGCTGGAATGTATATTTTTGGAAGAAAGGCAGATTTTTATGCGAAACGTCACAACCGTGAAATTAATCGTAAGATGGTAATTTGTCCGATGGTGGATAAGCGCGCTTTGCCTGTGGCAAAAGCTTTGGGCATCGAAATCTATAGTTATGCTGATAGTGTGGAGTTAGCAGAATAA
- the ruvX gene encoding Holliday junction resolvase RuvX, translating into MSKKISALGLDIGLRRVGIAGCDGLGIIATEITTLVRSSFEQDVKALQQIVTEREVTVLVVGLPYNQEGEIGHQAKQVVKYAERVGRALDLPLEFIDERFTSVEAQEQLKEQKKRYSPRKDKGLIDQRAAAIILQLWLDSR; encoded by the coding sequence ATGTCAAAAAAAATATCTGCCCTAGGTTTAGACATCGGCTTGAGAAGAGTTGGTATCGCTGGATGTGACGGCTTAGGCATTATTGCCACAGAAATTACTACCTTAGTCAGATCATCTTTTGAGCAAGATGTCAAGGCTTTGCAACAAATTGTAACAGAGAGAGAAGTAACGGTATTGGTGGTGGGGTTGCCCTACAATCAAGAAGGAGAAATTGGTCATCAAGCCAAGCAAGTAGTCAAGTATGCTGAGAGGGTAGGGAGGGCGCTGGATTTACCCCTGGAATTTATCGATGAGAGATTCACCTCTGTAGAAGCGCAAGAGCAACTTAAAGAACAAAAAAAACGATATTCTCCCCGTAAAGATAAGGGTTTAATTGATCAGCGTGCGGCGGCGATTATTCTTCAACTATGGTTAGATAGTCGATAA
- a CDS encoding class I SAM-dependent methyltransferase translates to MNTIVNSQPLSTKIINALLSFKPLASFAKHNARKMMMTRASKIGLDWQGKVNTLQSSCDWEEKLTEVENPSLDYPAYYLNSFHAYEKGNLAWQPAWELETAAYTVHSTIYSPTPEVSGDPTLRQKYHEVLQSKIAVSPPKILDVGCGVGLSTFALADTFKNADITGLDLSPYFLAVAKYQGEKQQRRINWLHQAGETTHLDGESLDLVSCFLVFHELPQEASRKIIEEAYRLVKPGGYFALMDMNPQSEVYQKMPRYVLTLLKSTEPFLDQYFSLDVAQTMTKVGFQHPEIIPISARHRVIITQK, encoded by the coding sequence ATGAATACTATTGTTAACTCTCAACCTCTCAGCACTAAAATTATTAACGCCTTGCTAAGTTTTAAACCTTTAGCTAGTTTTGCTAAACATAATGCCCGAAAAATGATGATGACAAGGGCAAGTAAAATTGGTTTAGATTGGCAAGGTAAGGTTAACACCTTACAAAGTAGCTGTGATTGGGAAGAGAAGTTAACAGAAGTCGAAAATCCTTCTCTTGATTATCCTGCTTATTACCTTAATTCTTTTCATGCTTATGAGAAAGGTAATTTAGCATGGCAACCAGCTTGGGAGTTGGAAACTGCAGCCTATACGGTTCATTCTACCATTTATTCTCCCACTCCAGAAGTGTCGGGCGATCCCACTTTGCGCCAAAAATATCACGAAGTTTTACAAAGCAAAATTGCTGTATCTCCCCCAAAAATTCTTGATGTGGGATGTGGTGTTGGTTTAAGCACTTTTGCTTTAGCTGATACTTTCAAGAATGCTGACATTACGGGATTAGATTTATCTCCTTATTTTCTAGCGGTGGCAAAATATCAAGGGGAAAAACAGCAACGGCGCATTAATTGGTTACATCAAGCGGGGGAAACTACTCATCTTGATGGTGAATCTTTGGATTTGGTTTCTTGTTTTTTGGTGTTTCATGAGTTACCTCAAGAAGCATCAAGAAAAATTATTGAGGAAGCCTATCGGTTGGTAAAACCCGGAGGGTATTTTGCTTTGATGGACATGAATCCTCAATCGGAAGTTTATCAAAAAATGCCCCGTTATGTGTTAACCTTGCTGAAAAGCACTGAGCCTTTTTTGGATCAGTATTTCTCGTTGGATGTGGCGCAAACTATGACAAAAGTTGGATTTCAGCACCCTGAAATTATACCTATCAGCGCCCGTCACCGTGTCATTATCACTCAAAAATAA
- a CDS encoding DUF3007 family protein: MRRIDAILIALGFFAVGGIMYISFQVLGVDTAHAGIWSQVILVLGLLGWVSTYVFRVFTNDMTYHKQVRDYEDAFFQKQLEKLSPEEVEKLMAEQQNNG; this comes from the coding sequence ATGCGCAGAATCGATGCTATTCTAATCGCCCTCGGCTTTTTTGCTGTCGGGGGAATCATGTATATTTCTTTTCAAGTTTTAGGTGTAGATACCGCCCACGCTGGTATCTGGAGTCAAGTTATTTTGGTATTAGGTTTATTAGGTTGGGTTTCTACCTATGTTTTTCGAGTCTTCACCAATGATATGACTTATCATAAACAAGTCAGAGATTATGAAGACGCTTTTTTTCAGAAACAACTGGAAAAATTATCCCCTGAAGAAGTTGAAAAATTGATGGCAGAGCAACAAAATAATGGATAA